From Qipengyuania psychrotolerans:
ATGATCATGTTCGTGGGTGATGTCGATTCCGGCATGAGAGACCGTGAAGGCTTCCAGGAAGTCGACTTTGCAGCGTTCTTTGGGCCGATTGCCAAATGGGCGGCACGGATCGACAGCGCTGACCGTATTCCGGAATATATTGCGCGCGCTTACGCGACCGCGATCTCGGGCCGCCCCGGACCTGTCGTGCTCGCCCTGCCCGAAGACATGCTCAGCCATGACACGCAGGCTGCGCCGCGCAAGCGGATCGAACGTCCGGCGCAGGCACCGTGTCCCGACGCCATGCAAGCGATGATGGCGCTCATCGCCGACGCAGCCTCGCCCGTTGCAATTGTCGGCGGCGCTGGATGGAATGCGAAGGCCCGCGAACATTTCCAGCTTTTCGCCGAACGGCTCGGCATTCCAGTTGCCACCGCTTTCCGCAGGCAGGACGCGATCTCGCCTTCCAGCCGCGTCTATGCCGGCTCGCTTGGCTATGGCCCCAATCCCAAGCTGGTCGAGCGTGTGAAAAATGCCGACCTCGTGCTGGCAGTGGGTGCCCGGTTGGGGGAGGCGACGACCGATGGATATACCGTCCCGCCGCTGGAGGCTGAGGACCGCACGCTGATCCACATCCATCCCGACCCGGAAGAACTTCACCGGGTATATCCCACTGATCTAGCAATCTGTGCGGAGATGGATGAATTCGCCGAAAGCGCAGCCTTGTGGGACGACGGTGAGGCCATCGATTTCGACGCTGGAGCGCAGGCCAATGCAGAGTGGCAGGAATGGGCCACCGCCGTGCCGAACGATTTCACGCTCGACATGGGAGCATGTGTCCAATTCATGCGCGACACACTGCCCGCGGACAGCATCATCTGTAACGGAGCGGGCAATTTCGCCGGATGGTGGCATCGTTACTGGCGGTATGAAGGATACCCAAGCCAGCTCGCTCCGACGTGCGGCGCAATGGGTTACGGCGTGCCTGCTGCGGTGGCAGCGTCATTGCGTTTCCCCGAGCGAACCGTTGTTGCCGTCGCCGGTGACGGCGATTTCATGATGAACGGGCAGGAACTCGCCACCGCCGTCCAGCACGGCGCCGACCTGATTGTGATCGTCGTGGACAATGGCGCTTACGGCACGATCCGCATGCACCAGGAGCGCGAATTTCCGGGCGAAGAACGGATCAGCGGGACGCGGCTGGCCAACCCCGATTTCGCGGCGCTCGCCACTTCCTACGGCGGCTGGTCTGCCCGTGCGGAAACGACCGCTCAGTTCAAGGACGCCCTCGTCGCCGCGCAGGGCCGCAGCGGACTGCGGCTTATTCACTGCCTGATCGAAGTCGAACAGCTCGCAGCCAGCGGCGCGACGGTCAGCGGACTGCGCGCTCGCAGTTAATTCGAAAGCCGGATCAGACCCCGGCCATTGACATGATCACCGACCATTCCTCGGGCTTGATCTCGGCAACGGACAGGCGCGACAGTCGAACCAGTTCGCAATCTTCCAGCATTGGTTCGGCCTTGATCTGCTTGAGGGTCACAGGGCTCGGCAGTTTCGTCTTGGGCACAACCTTGACCGCCGCCCATTTGCCTTCGGGATCGGTCGGGTCTGTTATACCTGCTACGCTGACCTCGCAAATGCCGACGATTTCCAGCCCTTCACGCGAATGGTAGAAGAACACCTGGTCGCCAACTTCCATGGCCGCCAGATTGTTCTTGGCGCGGTGATTGCGCACACCGTCCCAGGTTCCCTCTTTTTCCGCGACAAGGTCGTCCCAGCTATATTTGAACGGTTCGGATTTCATCAGCCAGTGACGGGCCATTGTACGTCTGCTCCTCAGGGAAATTTGTCTGTCCGGGCGCTGCCTAGCGCGCCGGAAAGCTCAAGGCCAGAAAGCCTGTAAACTCTTGCGGTTCCGATTAACCGGTTCTTAGATTTCGCGCCCTATCAGTAACCCTCGATCTAAAGTGTCCGGGGGACGAATTGGGCCTTAAACCGTCAAAAGAGCGGCAAAAGCAATTAGACGGCAAGACCCGGGGTCCTGCCGCCACCCCACGTCACGACCTGGTTACACAGGGCATCGCCTTTGCAGCCATGATACTATTCGTAGGCACGGCGGGCGTTGCAATGCCGGTCGTCTTCAAGACCTTGATGAGCGGCGTGGGCGGGCCGGATGTCATCCTTACCAACGCGCTGATCTTGAATATCGCGCTGATCTTGCTGGGTTGGCACCGATACAAGGACCTCAACACCGAACTCCAAGCCCGCCGGATCAGCGAAGAAAAAGCGCGGCGCCTTGCTGAAATCGATGACCTCACGGGTTGTCTGAACCGCCGCAGTTTCGCGGAGCGTCTTTCGATCCTGCTAGAGACCGGCTGCACCGAAGACCGCTCCCTTGCGGTTGTTGCAGTCGACCTCGACAATTTTAAACGCGTGAACGACCTGAACGGACACCTGGCCGGCGATGCCGTCCTGCGCGCCACCGCCCAGCGGATCGAGCGTGTCCTGCCCGCAGGCGGCGTGCTTGCCCGCATCGGCGGGGACGAATTTCTTTGCGTCCTGCCGTATCACGCCAATGCCCCCGACCGGATCGAAAACCTCGTTACGCGGATGATCGAACAGGTCGCGAGCAGTGTGAAACACGAAGGCTCGGCGCTTGAAGTGACCGTATCCATCGGTATCGCCAGTTCCATTCACCTGGTGGGCGATGATCTCGGGGATCAGGCCGCGCAGAACCTGATGCACAAAGCGGATATCGCGATGTATCACGCCAAGAAGCAGGGCAAGAACCGCTTCTACTGGTTCGAACCGCCGATGGAAAACGAGCTTCGCTTCCGCAACAAGCTGGAGGCGGGCATTCGTGATGGCATCGCGAACGGCGAATTCGTCCCCTATTACGAACAGCAGATTGACCTCGAAACCGAGGAACTGGTCGGCTTTGAGATGCTCGCCCGCTGGGTATCGCCTGAGCTGGGCATCGTCGGTCCCGATATTTTCATCCCGATCGCCGAGGAAATCGGCGCAATCGGCGAGCTGTCGGAAAGCCTGATCGCCCAATCTTTCGAAGATGCGAAAGAATGGGACCCAACCCTCACGCTGTCGGTCAATATCTCGCCGGTGCAGATGCGCGATCCCTGGTTTTCACAGAAGATCCTCAAGCTGCTGGTCGCGCACCGCTTCCCGCCGGATCGGCTCGACATCGAAATCACCGAGACGTGCCTGCACGAAAACATCGGTATGGTCCGTTCGATGATCACGTCGCTGCGCAATCAGGGCGTTCACGTCAGCCTCGACGATTTCGGCACCGGCTATTCCAGCTTGGCACAGCTGCGCAGCTTGCCGTTCGACCGCCTGAAAATCGATCGCAGCTTCATCAGCGAATTGAAGCAGGAAGAAAACGGTTCTGCCTTGGTGGACGCCATCATCTCGATGAGCGACGGCCTGAAGCTGCCAATCACCGCGGAGGGCATCGAAAACGAGGCTGTCCTCGAAGTCCTGAAAAGCATGGGTAAGATGAAGGGCCAAGGCTACCACTATGGTCGGCCCGAACCGGCCGATAAGGTGGTCGAACGTCTCGCAGCGCGGGGTATGCTGGCAGGATCGCACCAGAATGTGGCCGACCTTGCCAAGGCCCGCGAGATACGGAACGAAAAAGCCGCCAGCGACAAGCTTACCGGCTGATACTGGACGCTGGCCCTTCCAGCGCATAGATGCGCGCCATAATGCGCGTACCGTTCATCAAGATGCATGGCCTTGGCAACGACTTTGTCGTGCTGGACGCACGCGCGCAGGAATTGCCCGATCTCGGCCAGGCACTGGTCCGCAACCTTGCCGATCGGTTCACGGGAATCGGCTGCGATCAGCTAATTCTGCTGCAACCCAGCGAAACCGCTGATTTTCGGATGCGGATTTACAACCACGATGGCGGCGAAGTGGGCGCCTGCGGCAATGCAACGCGCGCAGTCGCGCTGCTGCATGGCAGCGAAGCACGCATCGAGACAGCTGGCGGGGCGCTGTTGGCTTCGCCAACGGATGACGGCGCGAGCGTCGACATGGGCCCGCCG
This genomic window contains:
- a CDS encoding thiamine pyrophosphate-binding protein, whose product is MTSRPTPAASKLLVDCLIEQGCERIFTVPGESFLQVLDALGQQDTIELVTCRQEGGVAMMACADGAMTGTPGVAFVTRGPGATNASIGIHVAQQDSQPMIMFVGDVDSGMRDREGFQEVDFAAFFGPIAKWAARIDSADRIPEYIARAYATAISGRPGPVVLALPEDMLSHDTQAAPRKRIERPAQAPCPDAMQAMMALIADAASPVAIVGGAGWNAKAREHFQLFAERLGIPVATAFRRQDAISPSSRVYAGSLGYGPNPKLVERVKNADLVLAVGARLGEATTDGYTVPPLEAEDRTLIHIHPDPEELHRVYPTDLAICAEMDEFAESAALWDDGEAIDFDAGAQANAEWQEWATAVPNDFTLDMGACVQFMRDTLPADSIICNGAGNFAGWWHRYWRYEGYPSQLAPTCGAMGYGVPAAVAASLRFPERTVVAVAGDGDFMMNGQELATAVQHGADLIVIVVDNGAYGTIRMHQEREFPGEERISGTRLANPDFAALATSYGGWSARAETTAQFKDALVAAQGRSGLRLIHCLIEVEQLAASGATVSGLRARS
- a CDS encoding EVE domain-containing protein produces the protein MARHWLMKSEPFKYSWDDLVAEKEGTWDGVRNHRAKNNLAAMEVGDQVFFYHSREGLEIVGICEVSVAGITDPTDPEGKWAAVKVVPKTKLPSPVTLKQIKAEPMLEDCELVRLSRLSVAEIKPEEWSVIMSMAGV
- a CDS encoding putative bifunctional diguanylate cyclase/phosphodiesterase, whose product is MILFVGTAGVAMPVVFKTLMSGVGGPDVILTNALILNIALILLGWHRYKDLNTELQARRISEEKARRLAEIDDLTGCLNRRSFAERLSILLETGCTEDRSLAVVAVDLDNFKRVNDLNGHLAGDAVLRATAQRIERVLPAGGVLARIGGDEFLCVLPYHANAPDRIENLVTRMIEQVASSVKHEGSALEVTVSIGIASSIHLVGDDLGDQAAQNLMHKADIAMYHAKKQGKNRFYWFEPPMENELRFRNKLEAGIRDGIANGEFVPYYEQQIDLETEELVGFEMLARWVSPELGIVGPDIFIPIAEEIGAIGELSESLIAQSFEDAKEWDPTLTLSVNISPVQMRDPWFSQKILKLLVAHRFPPDRLDIEITETCLHENIGMVRSMITSLRNQGVHVSLDDFGTGYSSLAQLRSLPFDRLKIDRSFISELKQEENGSALVDAIISMSDGLKLPITAEGIENEAVLEVLKSMGKMKGQGYHYGRPEPADKVVERLAARGMLAGSHQNVADLAKAREIRNEKAASDKLTG